A single region of the Sorghum bicolor cultivar BTx623 chromosome 9, Sorghum_bicolor_NCBIv3, whole genome shotgun sequence genome encodes:
- the LOC8067476 gene encoding H/ACA ribonucleoprotein complex non-core subunit NAF1: MARHPKPPAPPSPPPPPCPPSDSDPGVGFDPIEEWLVDFDPAMSGELAAKGLGAAEQAAAVPHTLVETAAGKSFELEFGVMDEKVEVVSSSGLDELLAPDQLLVSGIGDLAVREDIPEGAVAMEMAAAPPAPADAEMNTTVCVEVESEGGKEGQEAPPAPAGAEMMNTTVSVEVQPEGGKERQESSDEESESESSEDDDDGSSSEASLSSEEEKEHGVNKDEESSEASSSEEEELEVKRHGGKAGNLESLLEEGELMIGSDAEEQKGGIKSKYEAEVLPPVPKIEIQLEPHHQTLPVGTISAIMGERVIVEGSVQHNPLNEGSILWITESRTPLGIVDELFGPVKNPYYLVRYNSEEEVPAGISAGTNVSFVADFADHILNMKELYAKGYDESDPVGNEEEEDLPDFSDDEKEAEYKRSLRQAKRRTDRQHEPMKTSGDRKRSQSRGSGIRKPMPPRNLDTSAPGHQPRPHFRRSDMARAGAENTAHSLGPQNAPMIAPTMLPAGTMNPAMPSPVPLANQMGGCFMNPAQQQFLPQQPNMVWPGGFPQPPHPNMGVDGAALAANIMQNLIAGANQFQQQFQNPNFSGAGANQFPPQFQNQNFSGPGANQFQQQFQNPNFGGFPNQTPMPFPQFMPQTGTPANPMPFGGRPPVNSPFGPVPMGQGNFGQPPNSQGFTNLAAPPRGDGEQDSPPQFSSRQFHQGSPSFGRGRTQQRGGRHSSGRGGRGGRHRR; encoded by the exons ATGGCGCGACATCCTAAGCCGCCCGCGCCCCCGtccccgcccccgccgccgtGCCCGCCCTCGGACTCGGACCCCGGCGTCGGCTTCGACCCCATCGAGGAGTGGCTCGTGGACTTCGACCCGGCCATGTCGGGCGAGCTAGCGGCCAAGGGTCTCGGCGCCGCTGAGCAAGCGGCGGCGGTTCCGCATACGCTGGTGGAGACGGCGGCGGGAAAGAGCTTCGAGCTCGAGTTTGGTGTGATGGACGAGAAGGTCGAGGTGGTGAGCAGCAGCGGATTGGACGAGCTGCTTGCTCCGGATCAGCTTCTGGTGTCGGGGATTGGCGATTTGGCTGTGCGAGAGGATATTCCAGAGGGAGCGGTTGCTATGGAGATGGCTGCCGCACCGCCCGCACCTGCTGATGCTGAGATGAATACCACGGTGTGCGTGGAAGTGGAATCGGAAGGTGGCAAGGAAGGGCAGGAGGCACCGCCCGCACCTGCTGGTGCCGAGATGATGAATACCACGGTGTCCGTGGAAGTGCAACCGGAAGGTGGCAAGGAAAGGCAGGAGAGCAGCGATGAAGAGTCAGAGTCAGAGAGCAGTGAGGATGACGATGATGGCTCATCGAGTGAGGCTTCCTTGAGCAGCGAAGAGGAGAAAGAGCATGGGGTTAACAAGGATGAGGAATCGAGTGAAGCCTCAAGCAGCGAAGAGGAAGAACTGGAAGTTAAGAGGCATGGTGGTAAGGCTGGTAACCTGGAGAGCCTCCTTGAGGAAGGGGAGTTGATGATAGGGAGCGATGCGGAGGAGCAAAAGGGAGGCATCAAGTCCAAATATGAAGCAGAG GTCCTTCCACCAGTCCCAAAAATTGAAATACAGTTAGAACCACATCATCAGACTCTTCCAGTAGGGACTATTTCAGCT ATAATGGGTGAGAGAGTAATTGTTGAAGGTTCAGTCCAACACAACCCCCTGAATGAGGGTTCAATTCTCTGGATAACAGAAAGTAGGACGCCACTTGGTATAGTTGATGAGTTGTTTGGACCCGTTAAGAACCCATACTACCTTGTGCGGTACAACTCTGAGGAAGAGGTACCTGCTGGGATCAGTGCAGGAACCAATGTCTCTTTTGTAGCGgactttgcagatcacatcctgAATATGAAGGAGCTCTATGCAAAAGGCTATGATGAATCTGATCCTGTAGgcaatgaagaagaagaagatttaCCTGATTTCTCTGATGATGAAAAGGAGGCTGAGTACAAACGGTCATTACGTCAAGCAAAAAGGCGGACTGATAGACAGCATGAGCCTATGAAGACTTCTGGTGATAGGAAGAGATCACAGTCTAGAGGTAGTGGGATCCGGAAGCCCATGCCGCCAAGGAACCTGGATACATCAGCACCAGGTCACCAGCCACGGCCTCATTTTCGCCGCTCAGATATGGCTCGTGCAGGTGCTGAAAATACAGCACATTCATTGGGTCCTCAAAATGCACCTATGATTGCTCCAACCATGCTGCCTGCTGGCACAATGAACCCTGCTATGCCATCACCTGTTCCTCTTGCAAATCAGATGGGTGGCTGCTTCATGAATCCAGCACAGCAGCAGTTCTTACCGCAACAACCTAATATGGTTTGGCCTGGTGGATTTCCACAGCCTCCTCATCCGAACATGGGGGTAGATGGAGCCGCACTCGCTGCCAACATCATGCAGAACCTCATAGCAGGAGCCAACCAATTCCAGCAGCAGTTTCAGAACCCGAACTTCAGCGGCGCAGGAGCCAACCAATTCCCGCCACAGTTTCAGAACCAGAACTTCAGTGGCCCGGGAGCAAACCAATTCCAGCAGCAGTTTCAGAACCCGAACTTCGGTGGCTTCCCAAACCAAACGCCGATGCCCTTTCCTCAGTTCATGCCCCAAACTGGAACGCCTGCAAATCCAATGCCATTCGGTGGCAGACCACCAGTGAACTCTCCATTTGGTCCAGTGCCTATGGGGCAAGGCAACTTTGGTCAGCCTCCAAATTCACAAGGATTTACAAACCTGGCGGCGCCACCCCGTGGAGACGGGGAACAAGATTCACCCCCGCAGTTCAGTTCTAGGCAGTTTCATCAAGGGAGCCCGTCCTTTGGCCGGGGAAGGACGCAGCAGCGCGGTGGCCGGCATTCCTCTGGCAGAGGTGGCAGAGGCGGCCGGCATCGCAGATAG
- the LOC8080075 gene encoding probable 1-acyl-sn-glycerol-3-phosphate acyltransferase 5: MECSNSTSSQGHHVNGKRNQVQTIDPPGPTPTIVEMGPRHCPLTFVRRSRGVLCLVIMILTAFLMMVYLSPVTTFLVRLFSVHYSRKSTCFLFGMWLAMWPFLFEKINKTRFIFSGESVPANERVLLFANHRTEVDWMYLWDFALRKGRLQCIKYILKKSLMKLPVFNWAFHIIEFIPVERKWEIDEAIIRSRLSELKNPKDPLWLAVFPEGTDYTEKKCVKSQEYAAEHGLPVLKNVLLPKTKGFNCCLQVLRSTIDAVYDITIAYKHRPPTFLDNVYGIGPSEVHIHINSIQVSDIPTSEDEVADWLIERFRLKDELLSKFSTLGHFPNEGTEGDLSTTKCLANFVAVVTVTGFLMYLTLFSSVWFKVFVAFSCSFLTLATCYSIHLPQMIDSGSSESIHAKEA, from the exons ATGGAGTGTTCCAATTCAACTAGTTCCCAAGGGCATCATGTAAATGGAAAGCGGAATCAAGTGCAAACCATTGATCCTCCTGGTCCTACTCCTACCATTGTTGAAATGGGACCAAGGCACTGCCCATTGACTTTCGTGAGAAGATCCCGTGGAGTATTGTGTTTGGTGATCATGATATTAACAGCATTTCTGATGATGGTTTACCTGTCCCCTGTAACTACTTTCCTTGTGCGGTTGTTCAGCGTGCATTACAGCAGAAAGTCTACATGCTTCCTGTTTGGGATGTGGTTAGCCATGTGGCCTTTTTTGTTTGAGAAGATTAACAAGACCAGGTTTATTTTCTCTGGTGAAAGTGTGCCAGCAAATGAGCGAGTGCTGTTATTTGCTAACCACAGGACTGAGGTTgactggatgtacttgtgggaTTTTGCATTGAGGAAAGGCCGCTTGCAGTGCATCAAGTATATCCTTAAGAAAAGCTTGATGAAGTTACCTGTTTTCAACTGGGCATTTCACATTATTGAGTTTATTCCGGTAGAGAGGAAGTGGGAGATTGATGAAGCAATAATCCGAAGCAGGCTTTCCGAATTGAAGAACCCAAAGGATCCCCTTTGGTTAGCGGTTTTCCCAGAAGGCACTGACTATAC TGAGAAGAAGTGTGTCAAAAGTCAAGAATATGCAGCAGAGCATGGTTTGCCTGTTCTGAAGAACGTACTCCTTCCCAAGACAAAGGGTTTCAATTGCTGTTTGCAAGTGCTGCGGAGTACCATAGATGCTG TTTATGACATCACAATCGCTTACAAACATCGACCGCCGACTTTTCTGGACAACGTTTATGGCATTGGTCCTTCCGAAGTCCACATCCACATCAACAGTATCCAAGTTTCCGACATACCAACATCTGAAGACGAAGTAGCTGACTGGTTGATAGAGCGATTCAGGCTGAAGGACGAGCTGCTGTCCAAGTTCTCCACGCTAGGCCACTTCCCCAACGAAGGAACTGAAGGGGATCTGTCAACAACCAAGTGCCTTGCAAATTTTGTGGCGGTAGTTACTGTCACCGGCTTTCTCATGTACCTAACCCTGTTTTCGTCCGTATGGTTCAAAGTTTTCGTAGCGTTTAGCTGTTCTTTCCTTACGCTCGCTACCTGCTACTCTATACATCTGCCCCAGATGATAGATTCAGGTTCCTCTGAGAGTATCCATGCGAAGGAAGCTTGA
- the LOC8080076 gene encoding uncharacterized protein LOC8080076, translating to MAVLQSPHLTPPPLCCCSHACLYPRFLKPPPKFSNGVCSTSTARPSDRSELLVGKSGALVWRAAGRQRRRRLGLGVTGAGRGPFFGGGGRRMDKGTTRVVGNLTFAAVVTYLAVTGQLRWVIDAIVSLWLLTILLPVLALGAFFFFAGQDILQGDCPNCGKSFQILKSALKDGPQLCPYCTQPFSVQGNKFVRESARFSSGRGATATNGQVLNEFFNRNMRGTSPSGTIVDVEAEVKDVE from the exons ATGGCCGTGCTCCAGTCTCCTCATCTCACTCCTCCCCCGCTCTGCTGCTGCTCGCACGCCTGCCTCTACCCAAGGTTCCTGAAACCGCCTCCGAAATTCTCAAATGGGGTCTGTTCCACTTCCAcggcgaggccgtcggaccgGAGCGAGCTATTAGTGGGTAAAAGCGGGGCCTTGGTTTGGAGAGCGGCGGGGagacagcggcggcggcggcttggcCTTGGCGTGACCGGAGCTGGGAGAGGCCCCTTCTTtggcggcggcgggaggcgtATGGACAAGGGCACCACCCGGGTCGTGGGGAACCTCACCTTCGCCGCCGTCGTGACGTACCTCGCCGTCACCGGCCAGCTCCGGTGGGTTATTGACGCCATCGTCTCCCTCTGG CTCCTCACAATACTGCTGCCTGTTCTGGCTCTGGGTGCATTTTTCTTCTTTGCAGGACAAGATATACTGCAGGGCGAT TGTCCGAACTGTGGAAAAAGCTTCCAGATACTGAA GTCAGCTTTGAAGGATGGCCCACAACTTTGTCCTTATTGCACTCAACCTTTCTCTG TTCAGGGCAACAAATTTGTTAGAGAATCTGCTAGATTTTCATCTGGGAGGGGTGCTACTGCTACAAACGGACAAGTGCTCAATGAGTTCTTCAACCGCAACATGAGAG GAACATCGCCTTCTGGAACGATTGTGGATGTGGAGGCTGAAGTCAAGGACGTCGAGTGA
- the LOC8067475 gene encoding cyclic nucleotide-gated ion channel 4 gives MSSDLSARSSALSSSTASPSDDSRRKEQGRHATTNGSGSGSSSGRRGSHWRSQRVQWLGGAGAAWAVDPRARWVRDWNRAYLLACAAGLMVDPLFLYAVSLSGPLMCLFVDGWLAAAVTALRCAVDAMHVWNVATQLRLRVARAGAGAGATPGSKRVASGAGDEEQQQQQGAEDDDEEAAAEAARKLPEESRKGMLLDFFVILPVMQVVVWVAAPAMIRAGLTTPVMTVMLVAFLLEYLPKIYHAARLLRRTQRQSGYIFGTIWWGIALNLMAYFVAAHAVGACWYLLGVQRASKCLKEQCLQAAAAGGCARSSAVACAAPLYYGGSPSTSGVIGSGDRLAWSRNAQARGTCLSSGGGGGDNYQYGAYSWTVMLVANPSRVERMLLPIFWGLMTLSTFGNLESTTEWVEIVFNIVTITGGLVLVTMLIGNIKVFLNATTSKKQAMHTRLRSVEWWMKRKNLPRSFRARVRQFERQRWAATRGVDECQIVRDLPEGLRRDIKYHLCLDLVRQVPFFQHMDDLVLENICDRVKSLIFPKGETIVREGDVVQRMLFIVRGHLQCSQVLRNGATSSCTLGPGNFSGDELLSWCLRRPFLERLPTSSATLVTLESTEVFGLDAADVKYVTQHFRYTFTNDKVRRSARYYSPGWRTWAAVAVQLAWRRYKHRKTLSSLSFIRPRRPLSRCSSLGEEKLRLYTAILTSPKPNQDDDF, from the exons ATGTCAAGCGACCTCTCCGCACGCTCGTCGGCGCTTTCCTCCTCCACCGCGTCGCCTTCCGACGACTCGCGGCGGAAGGAGCAAGGACGGCATGCGACGACcaacggcagcggcagcggtagCAGCAGCGGGCGCCGGGGGAGCCACTGGCGGAGCCAGCGCGTGCAGTGgctcggcggcgccggcgcggcgTGGGCGGTGGACCCGCGCGCGAGGTGGGTCCGGGACTGGAACCGCGCCTACCTCCTGGCGTGCGCGGCGGGGCTGATGGTGGACCCGCTCTTCCTGTACGCCGTGTCTCTGAGCGGCCCGCTCATGTGCCTCTTCGTCGACGGCtggctcgccgccgccgtcaccgCGCTGCGCTGCGCCGTGGACGCCATGCACGTGTGGAACGTCGCCACGCAGCTCCGCCTCCGCGTCgcgcgcgccggcgccggcgccggcgcgacGCCGGGTAGTAAGCGCGTGGCCAGCGGCGCGGGCgacgaggagcagcagcagcagcagggcgccgaggacgacgacgaggaggccgcCGCCGAGGCCGCGCGCAAGCTCCCCGAAGAGTCCAGGAAAGGGATGCTGCTTGACTTCTTCGTCATCCTTCCCGtgatgcag GTGGTGGTGTGGGTAGCGGCGCCGGCGATGATCCGCGCGGGGTTGACGACGCCGGTGATGACGGTGATGCTGGTGGCGTTCCTGCTCGAGTACCTGCCCAAGATCTACCACGCGGCGCGCCTGCTCCGGCGGACGCAGCGCCAGTCCGGCTACATCTTCGGCACCATCTGGTGGGGCATCGCGCTCAACCTCATGGCCTACTTCGTCGCCGCCCAT GCTGTGGGGGCGTGCTGGTACCTGCTCGGCGTGCAGCGGGCCAGCAAGTGTCTGAAAGAGCAGTGCCtccaggcggcggcggccggcgggtgCGCGCGCAGCAGCGCGGTGGCCTGCGCGGCGCCGCTGTACTACGGCGGCTCCCCTTCCACCTCCGGTGTCATCGGCAGCGGCGACAGGCTCGCCTGGTCCCGGAACGCGCAGGCCCGGGGCACGTGCCTgtccagcggcggcggcggcggcgacaacTACCAGTACGGCGCGTACTCGTGGACGGTGATGCTGGTGGCGAACCCGAGCCGCGTGGAGCGGATGCTGCTCCCGATCTTCTGGGGCCTCATGACGCTCAGCACGTTCGGCAACCTGGAGAGCACGACGGAGTGGGTGGAGATCGTGTTCAACATCGTCACCATCACGGGCGGGCTCGTCCTCGTCACCATGCTCATCGGCAACATCAAGGTGTTCCTGAACGCGACCACGTCCAAGAAGCAGGCCATGCACACGCGGCTCCGCAGCGTGGAGTGGTGGATGAAGCGCAAGAACCTGCCCCGGAGCTTCCGCGCCCGTGTGCGCCAGTTCGAGCGCCAGCGGTGGGCCGCCACCCGCGGCGTCGACGAGTGCCAGATCGTGCGCGACCTCCCCGAGGGACTCCGCCGGGACATCAAGTACCACCTCTGCCTCGACCTCGTCCGCCAGGTCCCCTTCTTCCAGCACATGGACGACCTCGTCCTCGAGAACATCTGCGACAGGGTCAAATCCCTCATCTTCCCCAAGGGAGAAACC ATCGTGAGGGAGGGAGACGTGGTGCAGCGGATGCTGTTCATCGTGAGGGGCCACCTGCAGTGCAGCCAGGTGCTGCGGAACGGGGCGACGAGCAGCTGCACGCTGGGGCCAGGCAACTTCAGCGGCGACGAGCTGCTGTCGTGGTGCCTGCGGCGGCCGTTCCTGGAGCGGCTCCCGACGTCGTCGGCAACGCTGGTGACGCTGGAGAGCACGGAGGTGTTCGGACTGGACGCCGCCGACGTCAAGTACGTGACGCAGCACTTCCGCTACACCTTCACCAACGACAAGGTGCGCCGCAGCGCGCGCTACTACTCGCCGGGGTGGCGCACCTGGGCGGCCGTCGCCGTGCAGCTGGCATGGCGGAGGTACAAGCACCGCAAGACGCTCTCGTCGCTGTCCTTCATCCGCCCGCGGCGACCGCTGTCCCGCTGCTCGTCGCTCGGGGAGGAGAAGCTCCGCCTCTACACCGCCATCCTCACCTCGCCCAAGCCCAACCAGGACGACGACTTCTAG